One segment of Chloroflexota bacterium DNA contains the following:
- a CDS encoding zinc-binding dehydrogenase, whose amino-acid sequence VMMMACLPGTMGTTRLRKDGKPVNHIFGLAAMAEYAVVKERSVVKVRQDAPLDKICIMGCGVTTGMGAAMNTTGMRPGESIVVYGSGGVGLSAIMGAKLAGAGKIIAVSRSDRKLAVAKQLGADYVVKSGAEDPVAKVKELTGGGADYAIECVGKAAVMMQAFGSIRNGGKLVIAGMAPLTEILTIMPFEFLLGKTIVGTVQGDIVHSVDVPRFVDMYMQGKIPLDKMISHTYKLAQVNEAYTALEKSEVIRSVVKIS is encoded by the coding sequence GTTATGATGATGGCTTGCCTGCCGGGAACCATGGGGACAACACGTCTGCGCAAGGACGGGAAGCCGGTGAATCACATTTTCGGCTTGGCTGCCATGGCTGAGTATGCCGTAGTTAAGGAGCGGTCCGTCGTGAAGGTGAGGCAAGACGCTCCCCTCGACAAGATTTGCATCATGGGATGCGGCGTCACGACAGGAATGGGTGCTGCTATGAACACGACCGGGATGAGGCCGGGTGAAAGCATAGTGGTGTACGGCAGTGGAGGAGTAGGCCTTAGCGCTATCATGGGCGCCAAGCTGGCTGGAGCCGGGAAGATCATCGCCGTCTCAAGATCCGACCGGAAACTGGCGGTGGCCAAGCAGCTTGGAGCCGACTATGTGGTCAAGTCCGGCGCGGAGGACCCAGTGGCAAAGGTCAAGGAACTGACCGGTGGAGGCGCCGATTATGCCATTGAGTGCGTGGGCAAAGCGGCCGTGATGATGCAGGCCTTCGGTTCCATCCGCAATGGGGGCAAGCTGGTGATAGCAGGAATGGCCCCCCTCACGGAGATTCTCACTATTATGCCATTCGAGTTTCTTCTAGGCAAGACGATTGTGGGCACGGTTCAGGGTGACATAGTGCATTCCGTCGACGTGCCAAGGTTCGTGGACATGTATATGCAGGGGAAGATCCCCCTGGACAAGATGATTAGCCACACCTACAAACTAGCTCAGGTAAACGAGGCTTACACCGCCCTCGAAAAGAGTGAGGTGATCCGGAGCGTGGTAAAGATATCGTAA